A genomic segment from Nymphalis io chromosome 7, ilAglIoxx1.1, whole genome shotgun sequence encodes:
- the LOC126769459 gene encoding DNA repair protein XRCC1 yields the protein MPRVKIDYVVSFSSEDPENQANNITEWEVSKKKWLCSKGESSCSIVLQLVKAVKIESISIGAHHAASVEVLVGLSEKPNEPFQVLVPSCMLLSPAESRRDAGVERVRSFSGAQLAGARGRRWDRVRVVCAQPYNKHCKYGLSFVHIHEPESTMSRTFAFGALAADDDEFRPGELFASTRRTTADAQIRQASMDAIKNDSDKYTKLIKIPIAKTTGKECRGEDDEPCSNRRKENLMYTDDDIKPHDKIDQVVQRHKQQKDEENLSQNQRTREHQGKEKIKINNIDRDSKKNKIPQDPQQQVGATNFSPQSKVVRKDTPSTADSSHSKKRKRSVEEPGPRAHEAAVLAGVVFTLSGYENPLRAELRDVGLRLGARYLPGWRGCTHLVCAFPNTPKVREARAGGGRAAAVAGEWLRACAARRRRLPWRWFAVQPSEREAPPADWQLDRPDFGGDSDMDTDDEIEKVLQHQRKKNKTNSPVADDTSAPPTADVVDDANASRESDVTFVRDERVRDDITLDDSDSDSDSDLTDRDDQPARLEKIDTEKELPHFFEGLTFTISDDLDAEYDRTLLVRYIRAYGGLVVEPAAALGGRAQYRVCGGAGGAGGARVRPEWVWRCHRERSLVADGRRARAARVGVALPPRALASGGRAARACGPSGCGAATASAR from the exons ATTGAGTCCATCAGTATTGGAGCTCACCATGCCGCCTCAGTAGAAGTATTAGTTGGATTGTCAGAGAAACCTAATGAGCCCTTTCAG GTACTGGTCCCGAGCTGCATGTTGTTGTCGCCGGCCGAGTCCCGCCGCGACGCGGGCGTGGAGCGCGTGCGCTCGTTCAGCGGCGCGCAGCTCGCcggcgcgcgcgggcggcgCTGGGACCGCGTGCGCGTCGTGTGCGCGCAGCCCTACAACAAGCACTGCAAG TATGGCCTGTCATTCGTGCATATCCACGAGCCGGAGAGCACGATGTCGCGGACGTTCGCGTTCGGCGCGCTTGCAGCCGACGACGACGAGTTCCGCCCGGGGGAGCTGTTCGCGAGCACGCGACGCACGACTGCCG atgCACAAATAAGGCAAGCATCTATGGACGCTATTAAAAACGATTCGGACAAGTACACCAAGCTTATTAAAATTCCTATCGCTAAAACGACCGGTAAGGAATGCCGTGGAGAGGATGACGAACCGTGCTCAAACCGGCGGAAGGAAAACCTTATGTACACAGATGATGATATAAAGCCACACGATAAAATCGACCAGGTGGTCCAAAGACATAAACAACAAAAGGATGAGGAAAATTTATCACAGAATCAAAGAACTAGAGAACATCAAGGCaaagaaaagataaaaattaataatatagacaGAGACAGCAAAAAAAACAAGATACCACAAGACCCACAACAGCAAGTAGGGGCCACAAATTTTTCACCTCAGAGTAAAGTCGTCAGAAAAGATACTCCGAGTACTGCGGATTCATCTCACTCGAAGAAACGGAAACGATCGGTTGAAG AGCCGGGCCCGCGCGCGCACGAGGCCGCCGTGCTTGCGGGCGTCGTGTTCACGCTCAGCGGATACGAGAACCCGCTGCGCGCCGAGCTGCGCGACGTCGGCCTGCGTCTCGGCGCGCGCTACCTGCCCGGCTGGCGCGGCTGCACGCACCTCGT GTGCGCGTTCCCGAACACGCCCAAGGTGCGCGAGGCGCGCGCGGGCGGCGGGCGCGCGGCGGCCGTGGCGGGCGAGTGGCTGCGCGCGTGCGCGGCGCGCCGGCGGCGGCTGCCGTGGCGCTGGTTCGCGGTGCAGCCGAGCGAGCGCGAGGCGCCGCCCGCCGACTGGCAACTCGACCGCCCGGACTTCGGTGGCGATAGCG ACATGGACACCGATGATGAAATCGAGAAAGTTCTGCAACATCAACGGAAAAAGAACAAAACAAACTCTCCGGTCGCCGACGACACGAGCGCCCCGCCGACGGCGGACGTCGTCGACGACGCGAACGCGTCCCGCGAGTCCGACGTGACGTTCGTGCGGGACGAGCGCGTCCGCGACGATATCACCCTCGACGACTCCGACTCCGACTCCGACTCGGATCTCACGGACCGAGACGACCAACCGGCGCGACTGGAGAAGATCGATACGGAAAAA GAATTACCGCACTTCTTCGAAGGCTTGACTTTTACGATCTCGGACGATTTGGACGCCGAGTACGACCGCACACTGCTCGTGCGATACATTCGCGCCTACGGAGGACTCGTGGTCGAG CCGGCGGCGGCGCTGGGCGGGCGCGCGCAGTACCGCGTgtgcggcggcgcgggcggcgcgggcggcgcgcgcgtgcGGCCCGAGTGGGTGTGGCGCTGCCACCGCGAGCGCTCGCTAGTGGCGGacgggcggcgcgcgcgtgcGGCCCGAGTGGGTGTGGCGCTGCCACCGCGAGCGCTCGCTAGTGGCGGacgggcggcgcgcgcgtgcGGCCCGAGTGGGTGTGGCGCTGCCACCGCGAGCGCTCGCTAG